The Stappia sp. genome window below encodes:
- a CDS encoding cation diffusion facilitator family transporter, whose product MTQSHTSSTAEPAAGTHDSGGHDPGGQAPGGHDSGGHGHAGHLPSGGTALTVSAWLTGVYFVVELGVGLWTGSVAVMSDAFHTFSAVGGVLVAIVAARLAQRPADLDRTFGWYRAELIGALVNGAFLLIMALAVIVMGAMRLGAPIDLPTTPMLLAAFGGIVTEVIALALLYRDQGGNLNVRGAYWHILQTFVGSLLIIVTAVVIETTGFLLIDPLLGIAFGLVLLWASWGILRDTTHLLMEGTPADVELGEVIEALDALDGVADVHHVHGWALTSGRYVVTAHLRVRDGWSGDPAELLKAAHALLRTRFGFYFATLQIETACLDETHARAIDVTRAPEAT is encoded by the coding sequence ATGACCCAGTCCCACACATCCTCCACCGCGGAGCCGGCCGCCGGCACGCATGATTCCGGCGGGCATGACCCCGGCGGCCAGGCACCCGGCGGGCACGATTCCGGCGGGCATGGGCACGCCGGCCATCTGCCGTCTGGCGGGACGGCCCTGACCGTTTCCGCCTGGCTGACCGGCGTCTATTTCGTCGTCGAACTCGGCGTCGGATTATGGACCGGCTCGGTCGCCGTGATGTCCGATGCGTTTCACACATTTTCCGCCGTCGGCGGCGTGCTGGTGGCCATCGTGGCGGCGCGGCTGGCGCAACGCCCGGCCGATCTCGACCGGACCTTCGGCTGGTATCGCGCGGAACTCATCGGCGCGCTCGTCAACGGCGCCTTCCTGCTGATCATGGCGCTCGCCGTCATCGTGATGGGCGCCATGCGGCTCGGCGCCCCGATCGATCTGCCGACCACGCCGATGCTGCTTGCCGCCTTCGGCGGGATCGTCACAGAGGTGATCGCGCTCGCGCTGCTGTATCGCGATCAGGGCGGCAACCTCAACGTCAGGGGCGCCTATTGGCACATCCTGCAGACCTTCGTCGGCAGCCTGCTGATCATCGTGACCGCGGTGGTGATCGAAACCACCGGTTTCCTGCTGATCGATCCGCTGCTCGGCATCGCCTTCGGCCTCGTTCTGCTGTGGGCGAGCTGGGGCATCCTGCGCGACACCACCCATCTCCTGATGGAGGGAACGCCGGCGGACGTGGAGCTCGGCGAGGTGATCGAAGCGCTCGACGCGCTCGACGGCGTCGCCGACGTGCATCACGTCCACGGCTGGGCGCTGACCAGCGGGCGCTACGTGGTCACGGCGCATCTGCGCGTGCGCGACGGCTGGAGCGGGGATCCGGCGGAGCTCCTTAAGGCCGCGCACGCGCTGCTGCGCACGCGCTTCGGCTTCTATTTCGCGACGCTCCAGATCGAAACGGCGTGTCTCGACGAGACGCATGCGCGGGCAATCGACGTGACGCGCGCCCCGGAGGCCACCTGA
- a CDS encoding multicopper oxidase domain-containing protein produces MNRRTLLLGGSALALAGVGAAGLAGALSPRRADLAGRPRLAMPRLVDTRESGRLALAAQDGTVAFRDGVPSPTAGFDQDFLGPVIRMARGPLDVAIRNRRGVPVTTHWHGLMVPGEHDGGPHSQIAPGADWTPDMEIDQPPATAFYHTHAHGRTAADVYAGLAGVVHVTDGRDDDRGLPATYGVDDLTLVLQDRRFDGRGRMAYDLTMMDVMHGMTGDTLLINGQIAPVAVVPKGIVRLRLVNGSNARIYTLFFDDDRPLHLIATDGGFLDAPRALDRLRLAPGERAEVLVDLAQGSPPVLMSAGDPNQGPGRMMGRMRAVLDVLRDRSFEVLPFAIDEAQTARITRLPDALDGTRPDLASAVTGTRRISLDMPMNMGGGMMGNGMMGGGMMGGGMMGSSGGDALFGLNGRPFAMERIDFTVQRGAVERWIVESPMLSHPIHVHGAMFQVVSEDGSAPRAESLGWKDTVLVTGRSELFVRFDQPASRTHPFMVHCHILEHEDRGMMGQFTVT; encoded by the coding sequence ATGAACCGCCGCACGCTTCTGCTCGGCGGCAGCGCGCTCGCGCTCGCCGGGGTCGGCGCCGCCGGCCTGGCCGGGGCCTTGTCACCGCGCCGCGCCGACCTCGCCGGCCGGCCGCGCCTTGCCATGCCGAGGCTCGTCGACACGCGCGAGAGCGGCCGGCTCGCGCTCGCCGCGCAAGACGGAACGGTCGCCTTTCGCGACGGCGTCCCGTCGCCGACCGCCGGCTTCGATCAGGACTTTCTCGGTCCGGTGATCCGCATGGCGAGAGGCCCGCTCGACGTCGCCATACGCAACCGACGCGGCGTCCCGGTCACCACCCATTGGCACGGCCTGATGGTGCCGGGCGAACACGACGGCGGTCCGCATTCGCAGATCGCCCCGGGCGCGGACTGGACGCCCGACATGGAGATCGACCAGCCGCCGGCCACCGCCTTCTACCATACCCATGCGCACGGCCGGACGGCGGCGGATGTCTATGCGGGCCTTGCCGGGGTGGTCCACGTCACCGACGGACGCGACGACGACCGGGGGCTGCCCGCGACCTATGGCGTCGACGACCTGACCCTGGTGCTGCAGGACCGACGGTTCGACGGTCGCGGGCGCATGGCCTACGACCTCACGATGATGGACGTGATGCACGGCATGACCGGCGACACGCTGCTGATCAACGGCCAGATCGCCCCGGTCGCCGTGGTGCCGAAGGGCATCGTCCGGCTGCGCCTCGTGAACGGCTCGAACGCCCGCATCTACACGCTGTTCTTCGACGACGACCGGCCGCTGCACCTGATCGCCACCGACGGCGGGTTTCTCGACGCCCCGCGCGCGCTCGACCGGTTGCGGCTCGCGCCGGGCGAACGCGCCGAGGTATTGGTGGACCTCGCGCAAGGATCGCCCCCCGTCCTGATGAGCGCGGGCGATCCGAACCAGGGGCCGGGCCGCATGATGGGCCGCATGCGCGCCGTGCTGGACGTCCTGCGGGACCGGTCCTTCGAGGTGCTGCCCTTCGCCATCGACGAGGCGCAAACCGCCCGGATCACCCGCCTGCCCGACGCGCTCGACGGAACGCGGCCCGATCTTGCCTCCGCCGTGACCGGCACGCGGCGCATCTCGCTCGACATGCCCATGAACATGGGAGGGGGCATGATGGGTAACGGGATGATGGGCGGCGGCATGATGGGAGGCGGCATGATGGGAAGTTCGGGCGGCGATGCGCTGTTCGGGCTGAACGGCCGGCCTTTCGCCATGGAGCGCATCGATTTCACGGTCCAGCGGGGCGCGGTCGAGCGCTGGATCGTGGAAAGCCCCATGCTGAGCCATCCGATCCATGTGCATGGCGCGATGTTTCAGGTCGTGTCGGAAGACGGCAGCGCGCCGCGTGCCGAAAGCCTCGGCTGGAAGGACACGGTGCTGGTCACCGGCCGCAGCGAGCTCTTCGTGCGCTTCGATCAGCCGGCGTCGCGCACCCATCCCTTCATGGTCCACTGCCACATCCTCGAACACGAGGACCGCGGCATGATGGGCCAGTTCACCGTCACCTGA
- a CDS encoding benzoate/H(+) symporter BenE family transporter produces the protein MRLSLIVSALVAVIVGFGGSVAIVIAAAEAVGASAAATSSWLAAVCLAKAIASGYLSTRHRMPIVLAWSTPGAALVATASGIGFAQAVGAFAACALLILLTALLRPLGDLVCRIPTSLATAVLAGVLFDFVLGAVTRSATLPLIGVPMIAIFVSLRLWSPSWAVIGALVVGFGTALVFGLNDPLPAPVLSHLVWTTPHFDAAALIGLALPLYIVTMASQNLPGFAVLRADGYDPPVQSILGVTGLASLLSAPFGAHTTSLAAITASICTGPDAHPDPAKRWLGGLVYAAGYLVLAVVAASVVALFAAFPPELILILAGLALTGPFIGALSAAVSTSEDAFAAVVTFVVTASGLTLLGIGAPFWGLMAGLALEGARRVKSGRL, from the coding sequence ATGCGCCTGTCTCTCATCGTCTCGGCGCTCGTTGCCGTCATCGTCGGTTTCGGCGGGTCGGTCGCCATCGTCATCGCCGCCGCCGAGGCGGTCGGGGCATCGGCGGCGGCCACCTCGTCCTGGCTTGCGGCGGTCTGTCTGGCGAAGGCCATCGCGTCGGGGTATCTCAGCACGCGCCACCGGATGCCGATCGTGCTCGCCTGGTCGACCCCGGGGGCGGCGCTGGTCGCCACCGCCTCGGGCATCGGTTTCGCGCAGGCGGTCGGTGCCTTCGCGGCCTGCGCACTTCTGATCCTGCTGACGGCGCTGCTCCGGCCGCTGGGCGATCTGGTGTGCCGCATCCCGACCTCGCTCGCGACCGCCGTGCTGGCGGGCGTGCTGTTCGACTTCGTTCTTGGCGCCGTGACCCGCTCGGCGACGCTGCCGCTGATCGGCGTGCCGATGATCGCGATCTTCGTGAGCCTGCGGCTGTGGTCGCCAAGCTGGGCGGTGATCGGCGCGCTTGTCGTCGGCTTCGGGACGGCGCTCGTCTTCGGTCTCAACGACCCGCTGCCGGCCCCGGTCCTGTCGCATCTCGTCTGGACCACGCCGCATTTCGATGCGGCGGCGCTGATCGGGCTCGCCCTGCCGCTCTACATCGTCACCATGGCCTCGCAGAACCTGCCGGGCTTCGCGGTGCTGCGCGCGGATGGCTATGACCCGCCCGTCCAGTCGATCCTGGGCGTCACCGGGCTGGCCTCGCTGCTGAGCGCCCCCTTCGGTGCCCACACCACGTCCCTTGCCGCCATCACCGCCTCGATCTGCACCGGGCCCGACGCCCATCCCGATCCCGCGAAACGCTGGCTGGGCGGCCTCGTCTATGCCGCCGGTTATCTCGTTCTGGCGGTCGTCGCTGCCTCGGTCGTCGCGCTCTTCGCCGCCTTTCCGCCCGAGCTGATCCTGATTCTCGCCGGCCTCGCCCTGACGGGGCCGTTCATCGGCGCGCTGTCGGCGGCCGTGTCAACGAGCGAGGATGCCTTCGCCGCCGTGGTCACCTTCGTCGTGACGGCATCGGGACTGACGCTTCTCGGCATCGGCGCCCCCTTCTGGGGATTGATGGCGGGACTGGCGCTTGAGGGGGCAAGGCGGGTGAAGAGTGGCAGGCTGTGA
- a CDS encoding multidrug efflux SMR transporter, translating into MAWIYLGIAGLFEIVWVVFMKKSAGFSLLVPSLVTIGAMIVSFALLSTAMKTLPLGTAYAVWTGIGAAGAFVLGVALFGEAVTAMRVIACALIVAGIVLMKLSTPNP; encoded by the coding sequence GTGGCCTGGATCTATCTCGGCATAGCCGGACTGTTCGAAATCGTCTGGGTTGTCTTCATGAAGAAGTCGGCGGGCTTTTCGCTGCTCGTTCCGAGTCTTGTGACAATCGGCGCGATGATCGTCAGCTTCGCCCTTCTGTCCACGGCAATGAAGACGCTGCCGCTGGGAACCGCCTATGCGGTCTGGACGGGGATCGGCGCGGCGGGGGCCTTTGTCCTCGGCGTCGCGCTGTTCGGCGAAGCCGTCACCGCGATGCGGGTGATCGCCTGCGCGCTGATCGTGGCGGGCATCGTCCTGATGAAGCTGTCCACGCCGAATCCCTGA
- a CDS encoding GntR family transcriptional regulator — protein MSDRQQRGAQAAEIAARLRDEIVSGAIAGGTRLGQDALAARFGVSRMPVREALRLLEAQGLVDVPPNRSAIVARLSRDDLLDIFDMRAAAEPLALGLALPHLTNARIDRAAGIQREIEEAPLDRFGDLNAAFHRTLHDPCGRPRLLAHIESLNALADRYLRLAIGTMDHQGPSDAEHHALLDACRARDADVARAILTAHILRARDALANAFDQRAR, from the coding sequence ATGAGCGACAGGCAGCAGCGCGGCGCGCAGGCCGCCGAGATCGCCGCGCGATTGCGCGACGAGATCGTCTCCGGCGCGATCGCCGGCGGCACGCGGCTCGGGCAGGACGCGCTCGCCGCGCGGTTCGGCGTCAGCCGCATGCCGGTGCGCGAGGCCCTGCGCCTTTTGGAGGCGCAGGGGCTGGTCGATGTGCCGCCGAACCGCTCGGCCATCGTCGCGCGACTGAGCCGGGACGATCTGCTCGACATTTTCGACATGCGCGCGGCCGCCGAACCGCTGGCGCTCGGGCTTGCCCTGCCGCATCTCACCAATGCCCGGATCGACCGCGCCGCCGGGATCCAGCGCGAGATCGAGGAGGCCCCTCTCGACCGCTTCGGCGATCTCAACGCCGCCTTTCACCGAACGCTCCACGACCCCTGCGGCCGGCCGCGCCTGCTCGCCCATATCGAAAGCCTCAACGCGCTGGCCGACCGCTATCTGCGACTCGCCATCGGCACGATGGATCATCAGGGCCCGTCCGATGCCGAACATCACGCCTTGCTGGACGCCTGCCGCGCCCGCGACGCGGACGTAGCCCGCGCGATCCTGACCGCGCACATCCTCCGCGCCCGCGACGCGCTCGCCAACGCCTTCGACCAGCGGGCCCGCTAG
- a CDS encoding DMT family transporter produces the protein MSDPRTSLTPSSAFLLVVIFAAFGAQQTAVKLAVTDIGQIAQAALRSFGGAGLLAGWFLWRRSNPFAAPLALSVLLGVLFAIDFGLLYLGIALTSASHATVLYSTAPMMIAIAAMTAIADEPFDTRKIAGIAIAFSGVAIVALVRPSGGSATRVGDLLCLGAAAAWALTVLVVRATCLKTVDAPVVLFHQLFWSVPLLAATARVTGETVRFGPVAVGSLAFQTIAVAFVGYLIFFRLLQLHPASQVSAMSFLAPLFGVLSAWAILDEVPTPGFAAGAGAILTGLYLTNRAPRTGRDPRRLPRDRPSAAAAPQKSPPPGACR, from the coding sequence ATGTCCGATCCGCGCACATCGCTGACGCCCTCCTCGGCCTTTCTGCTCGTCGTGATCTTCGCCGCCTTCGGCGCGCAGCAGACGGCCGTCAAGCTCGCCGTCACGGATATCGGCCAGATCGCGCAGGCGGCCCTGCGCTCGTTCGGCGGGGCCGGGCTTCTGGCCGGCTGGTTCCTGTGGCGTCGCAGCAACCCGTTTGCCGCGCCCCTTGCGCTGTCGGTCCTGCTCGGCGTCCTCTTCGCCATCGATTTCGGCCTGCTCTACCTCGGCATCGCGCTGACCTCGGCGAGCCATGCCACGGTGCTCTATTCCACCGCGCCGATGATGATCGCGATCGCCGCGATGACGGCCATCGCCGACGAGCCCTTCGACACCCGCAAGATCGCCGGGATCGCCATCGCCTTTTCGGGCGTGGCCATCGTCGCGCTGGTCCGGCCGTCCGGCGGGTCGGCCACGCGTGTCGGCGACCTTCTGTGCCTCGGCGCGGCGGCGGCCTGGGCGCTGACGGTTCTGGTCGTCCGGGCGACCTGCCTGAAGACCGTCGACGCCCCGGTGGTGCTGTTTCACCAGCTTTTCTGGTCGGTCCCGCTCCTGGCCGCGACGGCGCGGGTCACGGGCGAAACCGTCCGCTTCGGCCCCGTGGCCGTCGGGTCGCTCGCCTTCCAGACCATCGCGGTCGCCTTCGTCGGCTATCTGATCTTCTTCCGGCTGCTTCAGCTGCACCCGGCCTCGCAGGTCTCGGCGATGAGCTTCCTGGCGCCGCTCTTCGGCGTCCTGAGCGCCTGGGCGATCCTCGACGAAGTGCCGACGCCCGGCTTTGCCGCCGGCGCCGGGGCGATCCTGACCGGCCTGTACCTGACCAACCGGGCGCCGCGAACCGGGCGGGATCCGCGCCGGCTGCCCCGTGATCGGCCGTCCGCCGCGGCGGCCCCGCAGAAATCACCGCCGCCCGGAGCTTGCCGCTGA
- a CDS encoding LysR substrate-binding domain-containing protein, which produces MTRRGRKLAPTSDGLALFERVRPHLEAIEEVMAPDRRDRVLRLHATPAFADAWVMPRLETIRALAAPLALDLLTATAPFEETRGWTAFDIALRYGATFADDLMATPLVPAEIALVVASAHATHDAAGMLRGLPLIRQPGLEEWPVWLDALGVRPEDVTWGPRVSDDAASLRAADLGHGIASVRACNVGERPGLHPLARRPAPGGATYHLVTRRADRSAAPIKRLHEWARHCS; this is translated from the coding sequence GTGACCCGGCGTGGCCGCAAGCTCGCGCCGACCAGCGACGGTCTCGCCCTCTTTGAGCGGGTGCGCCCGCATCTCGAGGCGATCGAGGAGGTTATGGCGCCCGACCGGCGCGACCGCGTTCTGCGCCTGCATGCCACGCCCGCCTTCGCCGATGCCTGGGTGATGCCCCGGCTCGAGACGATCCGGGCGCTGGCCGCCCCTCTTGCGCTCGACCTTCTCACGGCGACGGCCCCCTTCGAGGAGACGCGCGGCTGGACGGCCTTCGACATCGCCCTTCGCTACGGTGCGACCTTCGCCGACGATCTGATGGCGACGCCGCTCGTCCCTGCCGAGATCGCGCTGGTGGTGGCGAGCGCCCATGCAACGCACGACGCGGCCGGGATGCTGCGCGGCCTGCCGCTGATCCGCCAGCCGGGTCTGGAGGAATGGCCGGTCTGGCTCGACGCGCTGGGCGTTCGGCCCGAGGACGTCACCTGGGGACCGCGTGTGAGCGACGATGCGGCGAGCCTGCGGGCCGCCGATCTCGGCCATGGAATCGCCAGCGTGCGCGCCTGCAATGTCGGCGAGCGCCCGGGGCTGCATCCGCTGGCCCGCCGTCCGGCGCCGGGCGGCGCCACCTATCATCTCGTGACACGCCGCGCCGACAGGAGCGCCGCGCCGATCAAACGCCTGCACGAGTGGGCGCGACACTGTTCATGA